From a single Candidatus Krumholzibacteriota bacterium genomic region:
- a CDS encoding T9SS type A sorting domain-containing protein, producing the protein MRRLCSFFILMSILSTGQATADPGDWNLFLDASAVNRITCLGDSLWCGTNGGILLFDLTDSTMTQFYSGLGLRSNEVSAVALDPEGVLWAAFRGEGLVRIENIATNPVVSHYNEKSTLILSDSINCLLSVDEDVYYGSDNGIAKFFDKSHSLEPNLSDNLAGKRINDLLLDDENRLWVAHEDGVASFGRDTFIFTDYPIGTAFSITLHEGMIYAATSTGIARLNGESWEQYGTTFHNGLLPVSIASGGGEIYAATEERAYRHNGSYWESIATAQMKAMFLDNYRIGQYHLRSVAVDGRGDPWIGGRLPSGSSRGSYISGFNGEEWVNRALPTLSQNDVIAIGIAPGGAVWSSTLYGINYRSGTGDWIRYSKIRSDTGNDDALSYFAYNLALLHDSGNILWCNSLNYDLDMIDLGNIFDKDDDIWRHFAIEDGNTITTDRFVKAKEDPAGNRWFLSDDDYYESSGIWGINITDQSADQWFAVNPLLNPSMKGGNIFDCVFDQFGVYLAIKGFGVQYWRTGGFSWSTLTSETGDIWLTLMDESNLVSTEIEAIEVGSDGTVWVGTGGGLVRYRQGEIEVYTEKGEETNYGLIGLSVSDLEFDSFGNLWVATDKGLNRIDADGIIDAAFTTATFWENNIQAFYSESVISPLPSHVCQVLACDADEDLLWIGTDRGLASFDVRPLVQVSIPLSRAILYPNPIHIGRGDSSLKISRISGIVDISVYNLEGELVHEIEGVAEGEDAWDLLTINGFTAQSGIYIVRISGSSGIETRKVAIIR; encoded by the coding sequence GTGAGACGGCTCTGTTCATTTTTCATCCTGATGTCGATACTGTCCACCGGCCAGGCAACGGCAGATCCAGGGGACTGGAATCTATTTCTCGATGCCAGCGCCGTAAACAGGATCACCTGTCTCGGCGACAGTCTCTGGTGCGGAACCAACGGAGGAATCCTGCTTTTCGACCTCACTGATTCGACTATGACACAGTTCTATTCCGGGCTGGGATTGAGATCGAATGAGGTGTCGGCTGTCGCGCTTGATCCAGAAGGCGTCCTCTGGGCGGCATTCAGGGGGGAGGGCCTGGTAAGGATCGAAAATATAGCGACAAACCCGGTAGTGAGCCATTACAACGAAAAATCGACACTCATCCTCAGCGACAGTATCAATTGCCTTCTCTCTGTCGATGAGGATGTATATTACGGCTCTGACAATGGAATAGCCAAATTTTTCGACAAGAGCCATTCCCTGGAACCGAATCTGTCCGATAACCTTGCTGGAAAAAGGATAAACGACCTGCTTCTTGACGATGAAAACCGGTTGTGGGTCGCTCATGAAGATGGCGTGGCAAGCTTTGGCCGCGACACGTTCATTTTTACTGACTATCCCATAGGCACAGCGTTTTCGATCACTTTGCATGAAGGGATGATATATGCCGCAACCTCGACAGGGATAGCGAGATTGAACGGCGAGTCATGGGAGCAGTACGGGACGACTTTTCATAATGGTCTTCTCCCGGTAAGTATAGCTTCAGGTGGAGGCGAGATATACGCGGCGACCGAGGAGAGAGCGTACAGGCATAACGGGTCATACTGGGAGAGTATCGCCACCGCGCAGATGAAGGCTATGTTTCTCGACAATTACAGGATCGGTCAGTATCATCTCCGCTCTGTCGCGGTCGACGGGAGAGGTGACCCCTGGATCGGGGGAAGACTCCCGAGCGGTTCGTCGAGGGGAAGTTATATCTCCGGATTCAATGGCGAAGAATGGGTCAACAGAGCCCTGCCGACATTGAGTCAGAATGACGTCATTGCTATCGGAATCGCCCCCGGAGGAGCGGTATGGTCGAGCACTCTCTACGGGATCAACTACAGATCCGGTACCGGTGACTGGATCAGGTATTCAAAGATAAGATCGGACACGGGAAATGATGACGCTCTTTCATATTTTGCCTACAACCTGGCGCTGCTTCATGATTCCGGTAATATCCTGTGGTGCAATTCTCTCAATTACGACCTCGATATGATCGACCTGGGAAATATCTTCGATAAGGATGATGATATCTGGCGGCATTTCGCGATAGAGGATGGCAATACGATCACGACTGACAGGTTTGTAAAGGCAAAGGAAGACCCGGCCGGGAACAGGTGGTTTCTTTCCGATGACGATTATTACGAATCGAGCGGGATATGGGGAATAAATATCACCGACCAGTCAGCGGATCAGTGGTTCGCCGTAAATCCCCTTCTCAATCCTTCGATGAAAGGCGGCAATATCTTCGACTGCGTCTTCGATCAATTCGGAGTATATCTGGCCATAAAGGGATTTGGAGTCCAGTACTGGAGAACGGGCGGGTTCAGCTGGAGTACACTTACTTCGGAGACCGGTGATATATGGCTCACGCTGATGGATGAATCGAACCTTGTCAGTACGGAGATAGAAGCTATAGAGGTTGGAAGCGACGGAACGGTATGGGTCGGGACGGGAGGCGGCCTGGTCAGGTATCGCCAGGGTGAAATAGAGGTGTATACTGAAAAGGGAGAAGAGACCAATTACGGATTGATCGGACTTTCCGTGAGCGATCTCGAATTCGACAGTTTCGGAAATCTCTGGGTCGCGACAGACAAGGGACTGAACAGGATCGATGCCGACGGGATCATAGACGCGGCGTTTACTACCGCTACTTTCTGGGAGAACAATATACAGGCATTCTATTCAGAGTCGGTCATATCACCCCTTCCGAGTCATGTATGCCAGGTGCTGGCGTGTGATGCCGATGAGGATCTTCTCTGGATAGGGACCGACAGGGGCCTTGCATCTTTCGACGTGAGGCCACTGGTACAGGTTTCGATCCCACTGTCTCGCGCTATACTCTACCCCAACCCGATACATATCGGCCGGGGTGATTCATCCCTTAAGATCTCACGCATCTCGGGAATCGTCGATATAAGCGTCTATAATCTGGAAGGAGAACTGGTGCATGAGATAGAGGGTGTCGCCGAGGGAGAGGATGCCTGGGATCTGCTTACGATAAACGGGTTCACTGCCCAATCCGGGATCTATATAGTAAGAATATCCGGAAGTTCCGGCATAGAGACAAGAAAGGTTGCGATTATCAGGTGA
- a CDS encoding polysaccharide biosynthesis protein yields MRSSSNKKILVVGAGEAGRMVLGEIEGHPEIESSVIGFLDDDDELAGKTVRSVPVLGTTDRLEEIAASMDIDEVIISVPTAPGRFVREMIRRCRRAGVVYRIVPGVMEIIKGDVHIDQIRDVRVEDLLGRETVSFDLESARLELSGRKILVTGAGGSIGSELCRQLARVGPEELIILGRGENRIFMIEEELRSSFPGLRISTVICNLTDMAKIKRMMKEIAPGIVYHAAAHKHVHYMERDPSEAVINNVAGSINVIRAAEECGVERFVFISTDKAADPDGVMGATKRIVELYLGSYSDHSRCRYITVRFGNVIGSAGSVVPLFLRQIGWGGPVTVSDAQATRFFMTVKEAAFLVIRSSLIGNGKETFILDMGEPLNIYEMAKDIIMLTGHEPETEIPIRMSGLRDGEKLHEVLVSKNEQLKPSGEDKILIASSIERPPEGLERMISEMIEAAGKGDDGAVLGLMSSIIPGFDRGD; encoded by the coding sequence GTGAGAAGCTCGAGCAATAAGAAAATACTGGTAGTAGGGGCTGGCGAAGCCGGCCGGATGGTCCTGGGAGAGATAGAAGGACACCCGGAGATCGAATCATCGGTGATCGGATTTCTTGATGACGACGATGAACTGGCGGGAAAAACGGTGCGATCCGTTCCCGTTCTAGGTACGACTGACCGGCTAGAGGAGATCGCCGCTTCGATGGATATCGATGAGGTCATCATCTCGGTGCCGACTGCTCCGGGACGATTCGTGCGGGAGATGATAAGGCGGTGCCGCAGGGCGGGAGTCGTCTACAGGATAGTACCCGGTGTGATGGAGATAATAAAGGGAGATGTCCACATCGACCAGATCAGGGATGTGCGCGTCGAAGATCTGCTTGGACGCGAAACGGTCAGTTTTGACCTGGAGTCGGCAAGATTGGAACTTTCCGGCAGGAAGATCCTGGTCACGGGGGCGGGAGGTTCGATCGGTAGCGAGCTTTGCAGGCAGCTCGCAAGAGTCGGACCGGAAGAACTGATCATACTCGGAAGGGGCGAAAACAGGATATTCATGATAGAGGAGGAGCTCAGGTCCTCTTTTCCCGGTTTGAGGATATCTACTGTCATCTGTAACCTCACCGATATGGCAAAGATAAAAAGGATGATGAAGGAGATCGCTCCCGGTATCGTATATCATGCGGCGGCCCACAAGCATGTCCATTACATGGAAAGGGACCCTTCAGAGGCGGTCATAAACAACGTCGCCGGAAGCATAAATGTAATCAGAGCCGCTGAAGAGTGTGGAGTCGAACGTTTCGTGTTCATATCGACCGATAAGGCGGCGGATCCCGATGGAGTGATGGGAGCGACAAAGAGAATAGTAGAGCTTTACCTCGGGTCTTACAGCGATCACAGCAGGTGCAGGTATATCACTGTGAGATTCGGAAACGTGATAGGGAGCGCCGGAAGTGTTGTTCCTCTTTTTCTCAGGCAGATCGGATGGGGAGGTCCGGTAACGGTAAGTGACGCCCAGGCGACAAGGTTTTTCATGACGGTAAAAGAAGCTGCTTTTCTTGTCATAAGGTCATCGCTCATCGGCAACGGAAAAGAGACATTTATCCTCGATATGGGAGAGCCTCTGAATATCTATGAGATGGCGAAAGATATAATAATGTTGACCGGTCATGAACCGGAGACCGAGATCCCGATCAGGATGTCAGGCTTGCGTGACGGGGAAAAACTCCATGAAGTCCTCGTAAGTAAAAATGAACAGCTTAAGCCTTCCGGTGAGGACAAGATCCTCATTGCCAGTTCAATTGAGAGACCTCCAGAGGGCCTGGAACGTATGATATCGGAGATGATCGAGGCCGCGGGAAAAGGGGACGATGGCGCAGTGCTTGGATTGATGTCGAGTATCATTCCCGGATTCGACCGCGGGGACTGA
- a CDS encoding GNAT family N-acetyltransferase — protein MNIEIEYDIDKEEISEFIGSCRGATYFHSPSWMNILVRAFPRFRGGWITARDGKSLRGVMPFIRIDRGAVFSIWSMPFGTYGTPLCERESVRLALVDRFSQIAGSSRCAEAVASLFEIDGGDGSMIGKAVVDRNECSLIMLDGDFTEYRSKRLSRKKRQICNGCEKDGVEIRLIEKDEDLSIFYDIYFSGSTGWGGVHPYPREFFRELFKRRDEGILFWGAFVEGRMLGGHIDIYYKSMAQAWQAGISDESHSAGIACYLVYRAVEEAYKREVKVFNLGSSCGDSGMLFFKRSMGGIEHIYPELRIRKKWWKWLTRK, from the coding sequence GTGAATATTGAGATCGAATATGATATCGACAAGGAAGAGATAAGCGAATTCATCGGATCATGCCGGGGTGCGACCTATTTTCATTCCCCTTCCTGGATGAATATCCTGGTCCGCGCTTTTCCGCGTTTCAGGGGAGGATGGATAACGGCACGTGACGGGAAGTCGCTACGCGGCGTCATGCCTTTTATAAGGATAGACAGGGGAGCGGTATTCTCGATATGGTCGATGCCGTTCGGCACCTACGGAACGCCTCTTTGCGAGCGGGAGAGCGTCAGGCTGGCTCTCGTCGACAGGTTTTCACAGATAGCCGGATCGTCACGCTGCGCGGAGGCTGTGGCATCTCTTTTCGAGATCGACGGCGGCGACGGGAGTATGATCGGAAAGGCCGTGGTGGACAGGAACGAATGCAGCCTGATAATGCTCGATGGTGATTTCACCGAGTACAGGTCGAAGAGGCTCAGCAGGAAAAAAAGGCAGATATGCAACGGATGCGAGAAGGATGGAGTAGAGATCAGGCTGATTGAAAAAGACGAAGACCTGTCGATTTTCTATGACATATATTTTTCGGGGTCGACGGGGTGGGGAGGCGTCCACCCCTATCCCAGGGAGTTTTTCAGGGAGCTTTTTAAAAGAAGGGATGAAGGGATCCTTTTCTGGGGAGCGTTCGTCGAAGGACGGATGCTTGGAGGACATATCGATATTTATTATAAATCGATGGCGCAGGCATGGCAGGCCGGGATCTCGGACGAGTCCCATTCGGCCGGGATCGCCTGCTACCTCGTGTACAGGGCAGTAGAAGAGGCTTATAAAAGGGAAGTAAAGGTCTTCAATCTCGGAAGCAGCTGCGGGGACAGCGGGATGCTGTTCTTTAAAAGATCGATGGGAGGGATCGAACACATTTATCCCGAACTGAGAATTCGAAAGAAATGGTGGAAATGGCTCACGAGGAAATGA